The genome window TAAACTCGTGCTTTGCCATATCAAAGTTAATGACCGCTTAATACTTTCGCCGGTTCTAATTTTGCCGCTCGGGTTGCCGGATAGAGACTGGCGAATAGGCTTAAAACAATGGTGGCGATTAACACATAAGCGACATCTTGCCAGTGTAGTTCGCTTGGAAGGAAGTCAACAAAATAAACACCGTCAGATAACAATTTGATGCCAAAAAATCCTTCAATCGCTTTAATCATTGCAGTTAAATTCAGCGACAATATCACACCGAGTATAATCCCAGCCAACGCCCCTTTCATTCCGGACAATAATCCATACCATAGAAAAATACGTTTGATAAAACCATTATTAGCACCAAGCGTGCGCATAATTGCAATATCGCCTTGCTTATCTTTTACTGCCATAATTAGTGTCGAAATAATATTAAAACACGCCACGCCGATTACTAATACCATTGCGATATACATCACGGTGCGTACCAGCTGAATATCGTTATACATATAGCCGAATTTTTCAATCCAAGTGTTGAGGTACAGCGGTTGATTAAAGTTGGCAAGTTCCGGCATTTGCGGCTCTTGTACTTTAAACGGTGCTTTTAATGCTAACTCAATACCCGAATATTCATTTGGTTGATATTCCAATAACTCTTGGGCTTTTTCAATTGGTAATAACGCATAGCTATGGTCGAGTTGCCCCTCCAGTTTCAGTACGCCGGTTACCGGTAAGCTGAAACGTAACGGTTGAGCCAATTTGCCGTCCTCGGTCGGTTGTGGCAATAATAGCGTGACTTCATCACCTGCGGTCACTTCCAAATCTTTAGCAATACCGGCACCAAGAATTAAGCCACCTTGTTGATGGAACGCTTGCCATTGCTCACTCGGAATATAATGGCTAAGCGAACTGACTTTATCTTGCTTAACCGGATCAACGCCTCGAACTTGGGCGATTTTCAGTTGCGTACCGTTTTCAATCAAGCCGGTAAAGCTGACGAAGGGCGAAGAAGCGGTCACATTTGGATTACTATTTGCAAGATTTTCCAGTTTTTTACCCGCTTGTATCGGTGCGTTTTCATTGCCATTGTAGGAATACAGCTCAGCGTGTGGAACAACGGAAAGCACCCGCTGATTTAGTTCCCGCTCGAAACCGTTCATCGCACTTAAGCCGATAATTAATACCGCTACACCAAGTGCAATCCCAATACTGGAAAATAGTGAGATCAACGAAACTAGCCGATTTTTTTGTTTGCCTCGTTGATAACGCCAGCTAATAAAAAAAGGGGTATTCATTAATCTGCCTCACTTAATACACCATCTCGCATCACAAAGCGGCGAGCTAATTTATTTGCCAAATTTAAGTCGTGAGTGACCAACAAAAAGGCGATATTTTGTTCGGCATTCAATTGTTTGATCAGATCAAAAATACTTTCGGTGGTTTTTTGGTCGAGGTTACCGGTCGGTTCATCGGCTAATACGAGTGCCGGATTATTAACTAACGCACGGGCAATCGCCACACGTTGGCGTTCGCCACCGGAAAGTGCTGAAGGACGATGGGTAATTCGGTGCGATAATCCGACCGCTTGTAGCATTTTTTCGGCACGATCGCGTACTTCGCTTTTATTTTGATTACCGATTAGCATTGGCATCATCACGTTTTCAAGCGCAGTAAAATCCGCCATTAAGTGATGGAATTGGTAAACGAAGCCGAGATTTTGGTTACGCAGTTGCGCCAGTTTATTCGCACTTAATTTTTGCGCGATTGTTGTTTAATCCAAACTTCGCCGGAACTCGGTTGATCTAAACCGCCAAGCGTATGTAATAGGGTACTTTTGCCTGAACCGGATGAGCCGACAATTGCTACTAATTCACCGCTATTCATCGAAAATGAAACGTCTTTGAGGACTTGCACCTTTTGGTTGCCCTCATCATAAAATTTGCTGATATTTTCACAGCGTAATAATTCGGTCATATTGTTTTTATCTTTATTTAAGTGGAAATATTTAGAACCACAGAACACACTGAATACTCAGAAATCATTGCATTTTATTTTCCGTGTTATCTGTGTATTCCGTGGTTGAAATTATTCATATCTCAATGCCTGAGCCGGTTCGATTTTTGCCGCTCGGTATGCAGGATAAAGGGTACAAACCAATGACAACACAATCGAAGTCACGATAATGGTTGCCACCTGCATTGGCGAAATTAGTGTCGGTAGATGAATATTCGGATTGAGTAACGCCACAATCTCATCTAAATTGAGCGTGATAACCGTACCGATAATGCCACCCAAAATCGAACCGATTACGCCGACAATCGCACCTTGGAAAATAAAAATTTGTGTTACTTGTCGTTTAGTTAAACCTTGGGTTTGTAAGATGGCGATTTCACCTTGTTTATCCACCACCATCAGACTGAGTGAAGTCACGATATTGGAAATAGCAACGATAATGATCAGGCTGATCAATAAACCCATCATATTTTTTTCCATACGAACCGCTTGGAAAAATTCGCCTTTTTGTTCTCGCCAATCGCTGATTTTGTAGCTATTTGCATCGAAATGTTGGCTAAGTTCGGTAACTTGGAACGGATCTTGCAAATATAGACGCATACCTTGCACTTGGTCTTCGGTTATCCGCAGTAAACGTCCAACATCGGTAAGATTGGCAAAAAGAGTATATTCACTTGCTTCATTGTTGCTGTGATAAATACCAACCACGTTAAATAAACGCTGAACCGGTACACGTCCCATCGGCGTATATTGACTGTTTTCGGTAATCATCAAGCGGATCTTTTCGCCAGTACCG of Actinobacillus arthritidis contains these proteins:
- the lolE gene encoding lipoprotein-releasing ABC transporter permease subunit LolE, giving the protein MNTPFFISWRYQRGKQKNRLVSLISLFSSIGIALGVAVLIIGLSAMNGFERELNQRVLSVVPHAELYSYNGNENAPIQAGKKLENLANSNPNVTASSPFVSFTGLIENGTQLKIAQVRGVDPVKQDKVSSLSHYIPSEQWQAFHQQGGLILGAGIAKDLEVTAGDEVTLLLPQPTEDGKLAQPLRFSLPVTGVLKLEGQLDHSYALLPIEKAQELLEYQPNEYSGIELALKAPFKVQEPQMPELANFNQPLYLNTWIEKFGYMYNDIQLVRTVMYIAMVLVIGVACFNIISTLIMAVKDKQGDIAIMRTLGANNGFIKRIFLWYGLLSGMKGALAGIILGVILSLNLTAMIKAIEGFFGIKLLSDGVYFVDFLPSELHWQDVAYVLIATIVLSLFASLYPATRAAKLEPAKVLSGH
- a CDS encoding lipoprotein-releasing ABC transporter permease subunit translates to MNLTTLFIAFRYWRSKSADRFGRLVTNLASFGIVLGVMALVIVLSVMNGLENMQKRNLLSTLPHAIVLPQEGHFDKNQSLNLPAFASKSVAINKANVIIQSQQGINAGQLLGVENESDDPMLIGEDIKTLLPQGEFNVLIGSRLANKLNIGTGEKIRLMITENSQYTPMGRVPVQRLFNVVGIYHSNNEASEYTLFANLTDVGRLLRITEDQVQGMRLYLQDPFQVTELSQHFDANSYKISDWREQKGEFFQAVRMEKNMMGLLISLIIIVAISNIVTSLSLMVVDKQGEIAILQTQGLTKRQVTQIFIFQGAIVGVIGSILGGIIGTVITLNLDEIVALLNPNIHLPTLISPMQVATIIVTSIVLSLVCTLYPAYRAAKIEPAQALRYE